A portion of the Krasilnikovia cinnamomea genome contains these proteins:
- a CDS encoding histidinol-phosphate transaminase, giving the protein MTTIDDLPIRDDLRGRSPYGAPQLDVAVRLNTNENSYPVPDAVVDAIAKAVQAELRDLNRYPDRDAVALRTDLAAYLGHGLSAAHVWAANGSNEVQQQLLQAFAGPGRTALGFGPSYSMHPLLAAGTGSRWVGALRDPDFGLTPESAVAQLAEHDPDLVFLCSPNNPTGTALDPAVVDAVLAEARGMVVVDEAYAEFARPGTPSALALLPGHPRLVVTRTMSKAFGFAGGRLGYLAADPAVVDAVQLVRLPYHLSALTQAAARAALAHRAALLDTVDAIKQQRDRIVATLRGRGVRVADSDANFVLFEVGGDQQAAWRRLLEHGVLVRDVGLPGWLRVTAGTESETDAFLSAMDKAVMETEA; this is encoded by the coding sequence GTGACCACGATCGATGATCTGCCGATCCGCGACGACCTGCGGGGCCGCAGCCCGTACGGCGCGCCGCAGCTCGACGTGGCGGTGCGGCTGAACACCAACGAGAACTCGTACCCGGTGCCGGACGCGGTGGTGGACGCCATCGCCAAGGCGGTGCAGGCGGAGCTGCGCGACCTGAACCGCTACCCGGACCGCGACGCGGTCGCGTTGCGTACCGACCTGGCCGCCTACCTGGGCCACGGGCTGAGCGCGGCGCACGTGTGGGCCGCCAACGGCTCCAACGAGGTCCAGCAGCAGCTGCTGCAGGCGTTCGCCGGGCCGGGGCGCACCGCGCTGGGCTTCGGACCGTCGTACTCGATGCACCCGCTGCTGGCCGCGGGCACCGGCAGCCGCTGGGTCGGCGCGCTGCGCGACCCGGACTTCGGGCTCACGCCGGAGTCGGCGGTGGCCCAGCTCGCCGAGCACGACCCCGACCTGGTGTTCCTGTGCTCACCGAACAACCCCACGGGCACGGCGCTCGACCCCGCGGTCGTCGACGCGGTGCTGGCGGAGGCCCGGGGGATGGTGGTGGTGGACGAGGCGTACGCGGAGTTCGCCCGCCCCGGCACCCCCAGCGCGCTGGCCCTGCTGCCCGGGCACCCGCGCCTGGTGGTCACCCGCACCATGAGCAAGGCGTTCGGGTTCGCCGGTGGCCGGCTCGGCTACCTGGCCGCCGACCCGGCCGTGGTCGACGCGGTGCAGCTGGTGCGGCTGCCGTACCACCTCTCCGCGCTCACCCAGGCCGCCGCCCGCGCCGCGCTGGCGCACCGCGCGGCACTGCTGGACACGGTCGACGCGATCAAGCAGCAGCGCGACCGGATCGTGGCCACGCTGCGCGGGCGCGGCGTGCGGGTCGCGGACAGCGACGCGAACTTCGTGCTGTTCGAGGTGGGCGGCGACCAGCAGGCGGCGTGGCGGCGGCTGTTGGAGCACGGGGTGCTCGTCCGCGACGTCGGGCTGCCCGGCTGGCTGCGGGTGACCGCGGGTACCGAGTCCGAGACCGACGCGTTCCTGTCCGCGATGGACAAGGCTGTGATGGAGACCGAGGCATGA
- a CDS encoding RidA family protein: protein MIARYGSGGRWEQAYGYSRAVRAGDRVVTAGCTATVGGVVQWVGDPGAQTLTAFRIALDALAEAGASIEDVVRTRMYVTDTAHAEPVGLAHGELFAEVRPATTLVVVAALLHPDMLVEVEVEALARPEGEAP, encoded by the coding sequence ATGATCGCCCGGTACGGCTCCGGCGGCCGGTGGGAGCAGGCGTACGGGTACTCCCGCGCGGTGCGCGCCGGGGACCGGGTGGTCACCGCGGGCTGCACCGCCACCGTGGGCGGGGTGGTGCAGTGGGTCGGCGACCCGGGCGCGCAGACGCTCACCGCGTTCCGGATCGCGCTGGACGCGCTCGCGGAGGCGGGCGCGTCGATCGAGGACGTGGTCCGCACCCGCATGTACGTCACCGACACCGCGCACGCCGAACCGGTGGGGCTGGCGCACGGCGAGTTGTTCGCCGAGGTCCGGCCCGCCACGACGCTCGTGGTGGTGGCGGCGCTGCTGCACCCGGACATGCTGGTCGAGGTGGAGGTCGAGGCGCTGGCCCGGCCGGAAGGGGAGGCGCCGTGA
- the priA gene encoding bifunctional 1-(5-phosphoribosyl)-5-((5-phosphoribosylamino)methylideneamino)imidazole-4-carboxamide isomerase/phosphoribosylanthranilate isomerase PriA, giving the protein MTLTLLPAVDVADGQAVRLVQGAAGSETSYGDPLDAALAWQNDGATWVHLVDLDAAFGRGSNAGLLADVVGRLDVNVELSGGIRDDESLRRALATGAARVNIGTAALEDPEWCDRICGEYGDRVAIGLDVRGRTLSARGWTRDGGDLYDVLARLDKAGAARYVVTDITKDGTMRGPNLDLLREVCDATDAPVIASGGVSTLDDLRALATLEPIGVEGVIAGKALYAGAFTVREALTTLAAA; this is encoded by the coding sequence GTGACCCTGACCCTGCTGCCCGCCGTCGACGTCGCCGACGGCCAGGCCGTCCGCCTCGTGCAGGGCGCCGCCGGCTCCGAGACCAGCTACGGCGACCCTCTCGACGCGGCGCTGGCCTGGCAGAACGACGGGGCGACCTGGGTGCATCTGGTCGATCTGGACGCCGCGTTCGGCCGTGGCTCCAACGCCGGGCTGCTGGCCGACGTGGTCGGCCGCCTCGACGTGAACGTGGAGCTGTCCGGCGGCATCCGCGACGACGAGTCGCTGCGCCGGGCGCTGGCCACGGGCGCCGCCCGGGTCAACATCGGCACGGCCGCCCTGGAGGACCCCGAGTGGTGCGACCGGATCTGCGGCGAGTACGGCGACCGGGTGGCGATCGGCCTCGACGTGCGCGGCCGGACGCTGTCCGCGCGGGGCTGGACCCGCGACGGCGGTGACCTGTACGACGTTCTCGCACGGCTCGACAAGGCCGGGGCGGCCCGTTACGTCGTCACGGACATCACCAAGGACGGCACGATGCGCGGGCCGAACCTCGACCTGCTGCGCGAGGTGTGCGACGCCACGGACGCGCCGGTCATCGCCAGTGGCGGGGTGTCCACCCTCGACGACCTGCGCGCCCTGGCCACCCTGGAGCCCATCGGGGTGGAGGGTGTGATCGCCGGCAAGGCCCTGTACGCGGGGGCGTTCACGGTCCGCGAGGCCCTGACCACCCTGGCCGCCGCATGA
- the hisB gene encoding imidazoleglycerol-phosphate dehydratase HisB — MSRTARIERVTKETKVLVEIDLDGTGQGELSTGVGFYDHMLNQLAKHGGFDLTVRTEGDLEIDAHHTMEDTAIALGEAFAAALGDKAGIRRYGSATIPMDEVLCRAAVDLSGRPYVVHEEPALAPYIGPVYPTSMTRHIFESFGHAARVTLHVSVLRAAREGGHPDAHHVVEAQFKAFSRALREAVEIDPRNAGALPSTKGVL, encoded by the coding sequence ATGAGCCGTACCGCCCGCATCGAACGCGTCACCAAGGAGACCAAGGTCCTCGTCGAGATCGATCTCGACGGCACCGGTCAGGGGGAGCTGAGCACCGGGGTCGGTTTCTACGACCACATGCTCAACCAGCTCGCCAAGCACGGCGGCTTCGACCTGACCGTACGCACCGAGGGCGATCTGGAGATCGACGCGCATCACACCATGGAGGACACGGCGATCGCGCTGGGCGAGGCGTTCGCCGCCGCGCTCGGCGACAAGGCCGGGATCCGACGGTACGGCTCGGCCACGATCCCCATGGACGAGGTGCTGTGCCGCGCCGCGGTGGACCTGTCCGGGCGGCCGTACGTGGTGCACGAGGAGCCGGCGCTCGCCCCGTACATCGGGCCGGTGTACCCGACGAGCATGACCCGGCACATCTTCGAGTCCTTCGGCCACGCCGCGAGGGTGACCCTGCACGTCAGTGTCCTGCGGGCGGCCCGCGAGGGCGGCCACCCCGACGCCCACCACGTGGTGGAGGCGCAGTTCAAGGCGTTCTCCCGGGCGCTGCGCGAGGCCGTCGAGATCGACCCGCGCAACGCCGGGGCGCTGCCGTCCACCAAGGGCGTGCTGTGA
- the hisF gene encoding imidazole glycerol phosphate synthase subunit HisF has protein sequence MTVAVRVIPCLDVDAGRVVKGVNFVDLRDAGDPVELAAAYDAQGADELTFLDVTASSDERATMLDVVRRTAESVFIPLTVGGGVRSADNVDTLLRAGADKVGVNTAAIARPELISEIADRFGNQVLVLSLDVRRAPGTDSGWEVTTHGGRRSAGLDAVWWARRVAELGAGEILLNSMDSDGTKAGFDLELIAAVRAVVDIPVIASGGAGTAAHFPPAVAAGADAVLAASVFHFGELTIGEVKDGLRAAGNPVR, from the coding sequence GTGACGGTGGCGGTACGGGTCATTCCCTGCCTCGACGTGGACGCGGGCCGGGTGGTCAAGGGCGTCAACTTCGTGGACCTGCGGGACGCGGGTGACCCGGTGGAGCTGGCCGCCGCGTACGACGCGCAGGGCGCGGACGAGCTGACGTTCCTCGACGTGACCGCCTCCTCCGACGAGCGGGCCACCATGCTCGACGTGGTCCGGCGCACCGCCGAGTCGGTGTTCATCCCGCTCACGGTCGGCGGCGGGGTGCGTTCGGCGGACAACGTCGACACCCTGCTGCGCGCGGGCGCGGACAAGGTGGGTGTCAACACGGCGGCCATCGCCCGGCCGGAGCTGATCTCCGAGATCGCGGACCGGTTCGGCAACCAGGTGCTGGTGCTCTCCCTGGACGTGCGGCGCGCGCCGGGCACCGACAGCGGCTGGGAGGTCACCACCCACGGCGGGCGCCGCAGCGCGGGCCTGGACGCGGTGTGGTGGGCGCGGCGGGTGGCGGAGCTGGGTGCGGGGGAGATCCTGCTCAACTCGATGGACTCCGACGGCACCAAGGCGGGCTTCGACCTGGAGCTGATCGCGGCGGTCCGGGCGGTGGTCGACATCCCGGTGATCGCCAGCGGTGGGGCGGGTACGGCCGCACACTTCCCCCCGGCGGTCGCGGCGGGGGCCGACGCGGTGCTGGCGGCCAGCGTGTTCCACTTCGGAGAGCTCACCATCGGCGAGGTCAAGGACGGCCTGCGGGCCGCGGGCAACCCGGTCCGCTAG
- the hisH gene encoding imidazole glycerol phosphate synthase subunit HisH → MASVVVLDYGSGNLRSAERALARTGAEVTVTADLAAAADADGLVVPGVGAYAACMAGIEALGAGPVIAERVAAGRPVLGICVGMQILFDSGVEHGVETKGLGLLPGAVTRLAARRIPHMGWNTVAAAPGSRLVADAGPDTRFYFVHSYAAGDLDALRDVGALVTTAVHDAPFAAVVEHGVLSAAQFHPEKSADAGFALLRNWVSTLGSPGEQGP, encoded by the coding sequence ATGGCCTCCGTGGTGGTGCTCGACTACGGCTCGGGCAATCTGCGCTCCGCCGAGCGGGCGCTGGCCCGTACCGGGGCCGAGGTGACGGTCACGGCCGACCTGGCGGCCGCCGCGGACGCGGACGGGCTGGTGGTGCCGGGGGTCGGCGCGTACGCGGCGTGCATGGCGGGCATCGAGGCGCTCGGCGCCGGGCCGGTCATCGCCGAACGGGTCGCCGCCGGGCGCCCGGTCCTGGGCATCTGCGTGGGCATGCAGATCCTCTTCGACTCCGGCGTCGAGCACGGCGTGGAGACCAAGGGGCTGGGGTTGCTGCCCGGCGCGGTGACCCGGCTGGCCGCGCGGCGGATCCCGCACATGGGCTGGAACACGGTCGCCGCCGCCCCGGGTTCCCGGCTGGTCGCGGATGCCGGGCCGGACACCCGCTTCTACTTCGTCCACTCGTACGCGGCCGGTGACCTGGACGCGCTGCGCGACGTGGGTGCGCTGGTCACCACGGCCGTGCACGACGCGCCGTTCGCGGCGGTCGTCGAGCACGGCGTCCTGTCCGCCGCCCAGTTCCATCCGGAGAAGTCCGCGGACGCGGGCTTCGCGCTGCTGCGCAACTGGGTGTCGACGCTCGGTTCGCCCGGCGAGCAAGGCCCCTGA
- the dnaE gene encoding DNA polymerase III subunit alpha, producing MSDSFVHLHVHTEYSMLDGAARLKDLFAEANRLGMPAVAITDHGNMHGAYDFYKQATAAGVTPILGVEAYVAPESRFHKQRVKWGRPEQKSDDISGNGAITHMTMWARNDVGLKNLFRLNSRASMEGHYVKWPRMDLELIGEHAEGIMATTGCPSGAVQTRLRLGQFDEALRTAAAYQEVFGKEHFYLELMDHGLDIERRVRDGLLEIGRKLGIPPLVTNDSHYTHEAQAEAHDVLLCVQTGSNVADPNRFRFDGAGYFVKNADQMRAVDSSEAWLEGCRNTLLVAEKVDTTGMFTFKNLMPRFPVPDGETEESWFRKVAFEGLARRFPDGIPETHVKQAEYELGVIIQMGFPSYFLVVADFIQWSKQQGIAVGPGRGSAAGSLVAYAMGITDLDPLPHGLIFERFLNPERVSMPDVDIDFDERRRGEVIRYVTERWGDDKVAQIATFGTIKAKAAIKDSARVLGYPYAVGDRITKAMPPAVMGKDIPLTGIFDPEHKRYSEAGEIRTLYETDPDVKKVIDTARGIEGLIRQTGVHAAGVIMSAEPIIDHIPLMRRDADGAIITQFDYPTCETLGLLKMDFLGLRNLTIIDDAVRNIELNHGTKLDLLALKLDDKATYELLARGDTLGVFQLDGGPMRSLLRLMKPDNFEDISAVLALYRPGPMGANSHTNYALRKNGQQEITPIHPELEEPLKEILGPTYGLIVYQEQVQRAAQILAGYSLGKADLLRRAMGKKKKEVLDKEFIPFRDGMRANGYSDQAIQAIWDILVPFADYAFNKAHTAGYGLVSYWTGYLKANYPAEYMAGLLTSVGDDKDKMAMYLAECRRMGIQVLPPDVNQSAGPFTPVGTDIRFGLAAVRNVGHNVVEAIARCRKEKGDYADFYDFLSKVDAVACNKKTVESLIKAGAFDSMGHTRKGLLAVHAEAIDAYADVKRNEAAGQFDLFGAFGDDAGAGSATVAMPVIGDSEWDKRDKLAFEREMLGLYVSDHPLAGLEQILAGAADTTIAALNEEGSIPDGQVVTLAGILTGVQRRITKQGRAWASATLEDLAGGVETLFFPNTYEVIGQYIAEDAIVVVKGRVDRRDDTPRIMAMDMSMPDVSHSSDTKPITLTMPITRCTPPLVDQLKEILVSHPGDAEVHVHLQNGARTTVMRLGGVRVAPTTALRADLKTILGPASVS from the coding sequence GTGTCTGACTCGTTCGTGCACCTGCATGTGCACACCGAGTATTCGATGCTCGACGGAGCCGCCCGGCTCAAGGATCTGTTCGCCGAGGCCAACCGCCTCGGCATGCCCGCCGTGGCGATCACCGACCACGGCAACATGCACGGGGCGTACGACTTCTACAAGCAGGCCACCGCGGCCGGGGTCACCCCGATCCTCGGCGTCGAGGCGTATGTAGCCCCCGAGTCGCGCTTCCACAAGCAGCGGGTCAAGTGGGGCCGCCCGGAGCAGAAGAGCGACGACATCTCCGGTAACGGCGCGATCACCCACATGACGATGTGGGCGCGCAACGACGTCGGCCTGAAGAACCTGTTCCGGCTCAACTCGCGCGCCTCGATGGAGGGCCACTACGTCAAGTGGCCCCGGATGGACCTGGAGCTGATCGGCGAGCACGCCGAGGGCATCATGGCCACCACCGGCTGCCCGTCCGGCGCGGTGCAGACCCGGCTGCGGCTCGGGCAGTTCGACGAGGCGCTGCGCACCGCCGCGGCGTACCAGGAGGTGTTCGGCAAGGAGCACTTCTACCTGGAGTTGATGGACCACGGCCTGGACATCGAGCGCCGGGTCCGCGACGGCCTGCTGGAGATCGGCCGCAAGCTGGGCATCCCGCCGCTGGTGACCAACGACTCGCACTACACCCACGAGGCGCAGGCCGAGGCGCACGACGTGCTGCTGTGCGTGCAGACCGGCAGCAACGTCGCCGACCCCAACCGGTTCCGCTTCGACGGCGCGGGCTACTTCGTCAAGAACGCCGACCAGATGCGCGCGGTGGACTCGTCCGAGGCGTGGCTGGAGGGCTGCCGCAACACGCTGCTGGTGGCGGAGAAGGTCGACACCACCGGCATGTTCACCTTCAAGAACCTAATGCCCCGCTTCCCGGTGCCGGACGGGGAGACCGAGGAGAGCTGGTTCCGCAAGGTGGCCTTCGAGGGGCTGGCCCGCCGGTTCCCGGACGGCATCCCGGAGACCCACGTCAAGCAGGCCGAGTACGAGCTGGGCGTCATCATCCAGATGGGCTTCCCGTCGTACTTCCTCGTGGTGGCCGACTTCATCCAGTGGTCGAAGCAGCAGGGCATCGCGGTGGGCCCGGGCCGTGGCTCGGCCGCCGGTTCCCTGGTCGCGTACGCGATGGGGATCACCGACCTGGATCCGCTGCCGCACGGGCTGATCTTCGAGCGGTTCCTCAACCCCGAGCGCGTCTCGATGCCGGACGTCGACATCGACTTCGACGAGCGCCGCCGCGGCGAGGTCATCCGGTACGTGACGGAGCGCTGGGGCGACGACAAGGTCGCGCAGATCGCCACGTTCGGCACGATCAAGGCGAAGGCCGCGATCAAGGACTCGGCCCGGGTGCTGGGTTATCCGTACGCGGTGGGCGACCGGATCACCAAGGCCATGCCCCCCGCCGTAATGGGCAAGGACATCCCGCTGACGGGCATCTTCGACCCGGAGCACAAGCGGTACTCCGAGGCGGGCGAGATCCGCACGCTGTACGAGACCGACCCGGACGTCAAGAAGGTCATCGACACCGCCCGCGGCATCGAGGGCCTGATCCGGCAGACCGGCGTACACGCGGCCGGGGTCATCATGAGCGCCGAGCCGATCATCGACCACATCCCGCTGATGCGCCGCGACGCGGACGGGGCGATCATCACGCAGTTCGACTATCCGACCTGCGAGACGCTCGGCCTGCTCAAGATGGACTTCCTGGGCCTGCGCAACCTGACGATCATCGACGACGCGGTCCGCAACATCGAGCTCAACCACGGCACCAAACTGGACCTGCTGGCGCTGAAGCTGGACGACAAGGCGACGTACGAGCTGCTGGCCCGCGGCGACACGCTGGGCGTGTTCCAGCTCGACGGCGGCCCGATGCGCTCGCTGCTGCGGCTGATGAAGCCGGACAACTTCGAGGACATCTCCGCGGTCCTCGCGCTGTACCGGCCCGGCCCGATGGGCGCGAACTCGCACACCAACTACGCGCTGCGCAAGAACGGCCAGCAGGAGATCACCCCGATCCACCCGGAGCTGGAGGAGCCGCTCAAGGAGATCCTGGGTCCCACGTACGGCCTGATCGTCTACCAGGAGCAGGTGCAGCGCGCCGCGCAGATCCTGGCCGGGTACTCACTCGGCAAGGCCGACCTGCTGCGCCGGGCGATGGGTAAGAAGAAGAAGGAGGTCCTGGACAAGGAGTTCATCCCGTTCCGCGACGGCATGCGCGCCAACGGGTACTCCGATCAGGCCATCCAGGCGATCTGGGACATCCTCGTGCCGTTCGCCGACTACGCCTTCAACAAGGCGCACACCGCCGGGTACGGCCTGGTGTCGTACTGGACCGGCTACCTGAAGGCGAACTACCCCGCCGAGTACATGGCCGGGCTGCTGACCAGCGTCGGCGACGACAAGGACAAGATGGCGATGTACCTGGCCGAGTGCCGGCGCATGGGCATCCAGGTCCTGCCGCCGGACGTCAACCAGTCCGCGGGCCCGTTCACCCCGGTCGGCACCGACATCCGTTTCGGCCTGGCCGCGGTCCGCAACGTGGGCCACAACGTGGTCGAGGCGATCGCCCGCTGCCGCAAGGAAAAAGGCGACTACGCCGACTTCTACGACTTCCTGTCCAAGGTGGACGCGGTCGCCTGCAATAAGAAGACAGTGGAATCGCTGATCAAGGCCGGGGCCTTCGACTCGATGGGCCACACCCGCAAGGGACTGCTGGCGGTGCACGCGGAGGCTATCGACGCGTACGCCGACGTCAAGCGCAACGAGGCGGCGGGCCAGTTCGACCTGTTCGGGGCGTTCGGCGACGACGCCGGGGCGGGCTCGGCCACGGTCGCGATGCCGGTGATCGGCGACAGCGAGTGGGACAAACGCGACAAACTCGCCTTCGAGCGCGAGATGCTCGGCCTGTACGTCTCCGACCACCCGCTCGCCGGGCTGGAGCAGATCCTCGCCGGGGCGGCGGACACCACCATCGCCGCGCTCAACGAGGAGGGCTCGATCCCGGACGGCCAGGTCGTCACGCTCGCGGGCATCCTCACCGGCGTCCAGCGCCGGATCACCAAGCAGGGCCGGGCGTGGGCGTCCGCCACGCTGGAGGACCTGGCCGGCGGGGTGGAAACCCTGTTCTTCCCCAACACGTACGAGGTGATCGGGCAGTACATCGCCGAGGACGCCATCGTGGTGGTCAAGGGCCGGGTGGACCGGCGCGACGACACACCCCGGATCATGGCGATGGACATGTCGATGCCGGACGTCTCGCACTCGTCCGACACGAAGCCGATCACCCTGACCATGCCGATCACCCGGTGCACCCCGCCGCTGGTCGACCAGCTCAAGGAGATCCTGGTCAGCCACCCCGGCGACGCCGAGGTGCACGTGCACCTGCAGAACGGCGCCCGCACCACCGTGATGCGCCTCGGCGGCGTCCGGGTGGCGCCCACCACCGCGTTGCGGGCCGACCTGAAGACGATCCTCGGGCCGGCCAGCGTGAGCTGA
- the hisD gene encoding histidinol dehydrogenase has translation MLNRIDLRGSRRDPRGLLPRAQLDVSVAVEKIRPVVEAVREHGFPAIREATERFDGVRLERLRVPAPAIAAAADGLDPDVRAALLEAIARARKVHADQRRTDVTTQVVPGGTVTERWVPVSRVGLYVPGGLAVYPSTVVMNVVPAQEAGVESLVVASPPQPDNGGLPDARVLAACALLGVDEVYAVGGAQAVAMLGYGCTGADESDRCEPVDVITGPGNIWVTAAKRLLRGVVGIDAEAGPTEIAILADDTADPAHVAADLISQAEHDPLAASVLVTESTPLLDAVEAELGRQVAATKHEARVREALTGVQSGVVLVDDLEQGLRVVDAYAAEHLEIQTRDARTVAMRVRNAGAIFVGAFSPVSLGDYAAGSNHVLPTGGCARHSSGLSVQSFLRGIHVVEYDEAALRDVAGHVVALANAEDLPAHGDAVKARFQPDSGRSDGSDRA, from the coding sequence GTGTTGAACCGGATTGACCTGCGCGGCTCCCGGCGGGACCCGCGCGGCCTGCTGCCCCGAGCCCAGCTCGACGTCTCCGTCGCGGTGGAGAAGATCCGCCCGGTCGTCGAGGCGGTCCGCGAGCATGGGTTCCCGGCGATCCGGGAGGCCACGGAGCGCTTCGACGGCGTACGCCTGGAGCGGTTGCGGGTGCCCGCTCCCGCGATCGCCGCGGCCGCGGACGGCCTCGACCCGGACGTGCGCGCCGCCCTGCTGGAGGCCATCGCCCGGGCCCGCAAGGTGCACGCCGACCAGCGCCGTACGGATGTCACCACCCAGGTGGTGCCCGGCGGCACGGTGACCGAACGCTGGGTGCCGGTGTCCCGGGTCGGCCTGTACGTGCCGGGCGGCCTGGCGGTCTACCCGTCGACCGTGGTGATGAACGTCGTCCCCGCCCAGGAGGCGGGCGTCGAGAGCCTGGTGGTGGCGAGCCCGCCACAGCCGGACAACGGCGGCCTGCCCGACGCCCGGGTGCTGGCGGCTTGCGCGCTGCTCGGCGTCGACGAGGTGTACGCGGTCGGCGGCGCCCAGGCGGTCGCGATGCTCGGCTACGGCTGCACGGGCGCGGACGAGTCGGACCGCTGCGAGCCGGTGGACGTCATCACCGGGCCGGGCAACATCTGGGTGACCGCGGCGAAGCGGCTGCTGCGCGGCGTCGTCGGCATCGACGCCGAGGCGGGGCCGACCGAGATCGCGATCCTGGCCGACGACACCGCCGACCCGGCGCACGTCGCCGCCGACCTGATCAGCCAGGCCGAGCACGACCCGCTCGCGGCCAGCGTCCTGGTCACCGAGTCGACCCCCCTGCTCGACGCGGTCGAGGCCGAGCTGGGCCGCCAGGTCGCGGCCACCAAGCACGAGGCCCGGGTACGCGAGGCGCTGACCGGCGTGCAGTCCGGCGTGGTGCTGGTCGACGACCTGGAGCAGGGCCTGCGCGTGGTGGACGCGTACGCGGCGGAGCACCTGGAGATCCAGACCCGGGACGCCCGCACGGTCGCGATGCGGGTCCGCAACGCCGGTGCGATCTTCGTCGGGGCGTTCTCGCCCGTGTCGCTGGGCGACTACGCGGCCGGTTCCAACCACGTGCTGCCCACCGGCGGTTGCGCCAGGCACTCCTCGGGGCTGTCGGTGCAGTCGTTCCTGCGCGGCATCCACGTCGTCGAGTACGACGAGGCGGCGCTGCGCGACGTCGCCGGGCACGTGGTGGCGCTCGCCAACGCGGAGGACCTGCCCGCGCACGGCGACGCCGTCAAGGCTCGTTTTCAGCCCGACTCTGGGCGGTCGGACGGGAGCGACCGGGCGTGA
- a CDS encoding LON peptidase substrate-binding domain-containing protein: MGTILPVFPLGTVLFPGLVLPLHIFEERYRVLVRELVAATGDGPQEFGVVTLRRGWETPQASVEDDGEPFVDEEPVTAAHLFDVGCTAELRQVTELPDGRFDIVTVGRRRFRVLSVEADAHPYLTAEVEWLPDEERADAAADALAPRVLAALRTYLDLLRPESEVLEQVPDDPTVLSHLVAATAQLTLEERQDLLAAPDTTTRLRAELRLLNREAGLLARVRAVPVPLSDLARPASPN; this comes from the coding sequence GTGGGCACGATTCTGCCGGTCTTTCCGCTGGGCACGGTCCTTTTCCCCGGCCTCGTGCTGCCGCTGCACATCTTCGAGGAGCGGTATCGCGTGCTGGTCCGTGAGCTGGTGGCGGCCACCGGCGACGGACCGCAGGAGTTCGGCGTGGTGACGCTGCGCCGTGGCTGGGAGACCCCGCAGGCGTCCGTCGAGGACGATGGCGAACCCTTCGTGGACGAGGAGCCGGTCACCGCGGCCCACCTGTTCGACGTCGGCTGCACCGCCGAACTGCGTCAGGTCACCGAGCTGCCGGACGGCCGGTTCGACATCGTGACCGTGGGCCGGCGCCGGTTCCGGGTGCTCAGCGTCGAGGCCGACGCGCATCCGTACCTGACCGCCGAGGTGGAGTGGCTGCCCGACGAGGAGCGGGCCGACGCGGCGGCGGACGCGCTCGCCCCCCGCGTGCTGGCCGCCCTGCGGACGTACCTGGACCTGCTGCGGCCCGAGTCGGAGGTGCTGGAGCAGGTGCCGGACGACCCGACCGTGCTGTCGCACCTGGTCGCGGCGACCGCCCAGCTGACCCTGGAGGAACGGCAGGATCTGCTGGCGGCGCCGGACACGACCACCCGGCTGCGCGCCGAGCTGCGCCTGCTCAACCGGGAAGCGGGGTTGCTGGCCCGGGTGCGCGCGGTTCCCGTACCGCTGTCGGACCTCGCCCGTCCCGCCAGCCCCAACTGA